One Vigna unguiculata cultivar IT97K-499-35 chromosome 7, ASM411807v1, whole genome shotgun sequence genomic region harbors:
- the LOC114192754 gene encoding YJU2 splicing factor homolog isoform X2: MGERKVLNKYYPPDFDPSKLPRARRPKNQQIKVRMMLPMSIRCNTCGNYIYKGTKFNSRKEDVIGETYLGIQIFRFYFKCTKCSAEVTMKTDPQNSDYIVESGATRNFEPWRAEDEEADKMKQKRDAEEMGDAMKSLENRTLDSKREMDILAALDEMKSMKSRHATVSVDEMLEALQRTAADKEKRLEEEDEAMIKSVVFHNSGGYVKRIRDEDFEAEEQIDQLSHGHGETSYNMKKQKMSEDRPSKPTDSLTKATLDDYGKQGSYQGPLFQQRPYPSPGAVLRKNAEIVSQKKKPNSHFTPISKRGDGSDVLGDAD; the protein is encoded by the exons ATGGGAGAAAGGAAAGTTTTGAATAAGTATTACCCACCGGATTTTGATCCCTCCAAGCTCCCCAGAGCAAGAAGGCCCAAGAACCAGCAAATCAAGGTTCGCATGATGCTTCCCATGAGCATCCGATGTAATACTTGTGGAAATTACATCTACAAAGGCACCAAGTTCAATTCTAGAAAAGAAGATGTTATTGGCGAG ACGTATCTTGGAATTCAAATATTCAGGTTCTATTTTAAATGCACCAAGTGCTCAGCTGAAGTTACCATGAAGACTGATCCACAAAATTCAGATTATATTGTTGAATCCGGTGCAACTAGAAATTTTGAACCTTGGCGTGCTGAAGATGAAGAAGCTGATAAAATGAAGCAGAAGAGGGATGCTGAAGAGATGGGAGATGCTATGAAATCATTGGAAAATAGAACCTTGGATTCTAAAAGGGAGATGGACATCCTAGCTGCATTGGATGAGATGAAGTCAATGAAG TCTAGGCATGCAACTGTTTCTGTTGATGAAATGCTGGAGGCTCTGCAGCGCACAGCAGCTGATAAG GAGAAGAGGctggaagaagaagatgaagcaATGATAAAATCAGTTGTCTTCCAT AATTCAGGAGGTTATGTCAAAAGAATTCGTGATGAAGATTTTGAAGCTGAGGAGCAAATAGATCAGCTTTCACATGGACATGGCGAAACAAGTTATAATATGAAG AAGCAAAAGATGTCTGAAGATCGTCCAAGCAAACCAACTGATTCTCTGACAAAAGCTACTTTGGATGATTATGGCAAACAAG GGTCCTATCAGGGTCCTCTCTTTCAACAACGACCATATCCATCGCCTGGAGCTGTCTTGCGGAAGAATGCTGAAATTGTTTCTCAGAAGAAGAAACCAAATTCACATTTTACTCCCATTTCCAAGAGGGGTGATGGAAGTGATGTACTTGGTGATGCAGATTAG
- the LOC114192754 gene encoding YJU2 splicing factor homolog isoform X1, with protein MGERKVLNKYYPPDFDPSKLPRARRPKNQQIKVRMMLPMSIRCNTCGNYIYKGTKFNSRKEDVIGETYLGIQIFRFYFKCTKCSAEVTMKTDPQNSDYIVESGATRNFEPWRAEDEEADKMKQKRDAEEMGDAMKSLENRTLDSKREMDILAALDEMKSMKSRHATVSVDEMLEALQRTAADKEKRLEEEDEAMIKSVVFHNSGGYVKRIRDEDFEAEEQIDQLSHGHGETSYNMKKQKMSEDRPSKPTDSLTKATLDDYGKQENERNGGKLNSLVRISVIKKSDKSTGEPEQKEEDNRTNAGGLQSLLQNYGSDED; from the exons ATGGGAGAAAGGAAAGTTTTGAATAAGTATTACCCACCGGATTTTGATCCCTCCAAGCTCCCCAGAGCAAGAAGGCCCAAGAACCAGCAAATCAAGGTTCGCATGATGCTTCCCATGAGCATCCGATGTAATACTTGTGGAAATTACATCTACAAAGGCACCAAGTTCAATTCTAGAAAAGAAGATGTTATTGGCGAG ACGTATCTTGGAATTCAAATATTCAGGTTCTATTTTAAATGCACCAAGTGCTCAGCTGAAGTTACCATGAAGACTGATCCACAAAATTCAGATTATATTGTTGAATCCGGTGCAACTAGAAATTTTGAACCTTGGCGTGCTGAAGATGAAGAAGCTGATAAAATGAAGCAGAAGAGGGATGCTGAAGAGATGGGAGATGCTATGAAATCATTGGAAAATAGAACCTTGGATTCTAAAAGGGAGATGGACATCCTAGCTGCATTGGATGAGATGAAGTCAATGAAG TCTAGGCATGCAACTGTTTCTGTTGATGAAATGCTGGAGGCTCTGCAGCGCACAGCAGCTGATAAG GAGAAGAGGctggaagaagaagatgaagcaATGATAAAATCAGTTGTCTTCCAT AATTCAGGAGGTTATGTCAAAAGAATTCGTGATGAAGATTTTGAAGCTGAGGAGCAAATAGATCAGCTTTCACATGGACATGGCGAAACAAGTTATAATATGAAG AAGCAAAAGATGTCTGAAGATCGTCCAAGCAAACCAACTGATTCTCTGACAAAAGCTACTTTGGATGATTATGGCAAACAAG AAAACGAACGCAACGGTGGAAAACTTAATTCTTTGGTGAGAATTTCTGTCATCAAGAAATCAGATAAAAGTACCGGAGAACCAGaacaaaaggaagaagataATAGAACAAATGCTGGTGGACTACAATCTTTGCTTCAAAACTATGGAAGCGATGAGGATTAG